In the Juglans microcarpa x Juglans regia isolate MS1-56 chromosome 6D, Jm3101_v1.0, whole genome shotgun sequence genome, one interval contains:
- the LOC121235800 gene encoding F-box protein At5g50450-like — MLFRKKPRTPTTTSLPENLDLFDGLPDDLVVFILCKLSSSASSPSDLINILFTCKRLNRLGLHPLVLSEAGPKAFAIKAKNWSESVHRFLKLCANAGNVEASYTLGMIRFYCFQKRGSGASLMAKAAMKSHAPALYSLAVIQFNGSGGSKSDKNLQAGVALCARAGFLGHVDALRELGHCLQDGYGARQNVAQGRRLLVQANARELASVVRSRSLLTWQRPHQNDSFPCSTDPCCGGLLSDFGCNVPAPEPHPVNRFLKEWFESSRGRLDQGLRLCSHGGCGRVETRSHEFRRCSVCGKVNYCSRGCQALDWKLRHKLECMPMERWLDEVGAADNGADGVGGMVEVEDDTE, encoded by the exons ATGTTGTTCAGGAAGAAGCCAAGAACTCCAACCACGACCTCGCTCCCCGAGAATCTTGATCTCTTCGACGGCTTGCCGGACGATCTCGTCGTCTTCATCCTCTGCAAGCTCAGCTCCTCTGCTTCTTCCCCCTCTGATCTCATCAACATTCTCTTCAC ATGCAAAAGACTGAACCGCTTAGGTCTTCATCCTCTGGTTTTATCCGAAGCGGGGCCAAAGGCTTTTGCAATCAAAGCCAAAAACTGGTCCGAATCCGTTCATCGTTTTCTCAAACTGTGTGCTAACGCCGGCAACGTCGAAGCCTCCTATACTCTAGGAATG ATCCGATTTTATTGTTTCCAAAAACGAGGAAGCGGCGCTTCGCTTATGGCTAAGGCGGCGATGAAGTCCCACGCGCCGGCTCTGTACTCGCTCGCAGTGATACAGTTCAACGGTAGCGGAGGATCCAAGAGCGATAAGAACCTTCAAGCTGGCGTGGCTCTTTGTGCCCGAGCCGGCTTCCTCGGTCACGTGGATGCGCTTCGCGAGCTTGGACATTGCCTCCAGGACGGCTACGGAGCCCGCCAAAACGTCGCCCAGGGACGCCGGCTCCTCGTCCAAGCCAACGCGCGCGAGCTCGCGTCCGTCGTACGCTCCCGCTCGTTGCTGACGTGGCAACGGCCCCACCAAAACGACAGCTTCCCGTGCTCAACCGATCCGTGTTGCGGAGGGCTGTTGAGCGACTTCGGGTGCAACGTGCCGGCGCCGGAGCCGCACCCCGTGAACCGGTTTTTAAAGGAGTGGTTCGAGTCGAGCCGGGGACGGCTAGATCAGGGACTGAGACTGTGCTCACACGGAGGGTGTGGTCGGGTTGAGACGCGGTCGCACGAGTTTCGGCGGTGCTCGGTCTGTGGCAAGGTGAACTACTGCTCGCGTGGGTGTCAAGCGCTTGATTGGAAGCTGCGGCACAAGCTGGAATGCATGCCGATGGAGCGGTGGTTGGACGAGGTAGGTGCAGCGGACAATGGCGCCGATGGTGTTGGAGGAATGgttgaggttgaagatgataCTGAATGA